ACCAACAGCTGATCCATGCCATGGCCCACGACGCGCAGGAGGTGGCGTGGGCCGCGAAGGCGCTGACCGATGCCGACCTGGGCTTCGACGCGGCGCGCGAGCTGTGGCGCATGGCGGCCGACGAGAACGTGCTGCACAAGACCGTGCTGCAGTCGCTCAAGGCGCATGCATGGAGCGAAATCGCCACCGGCTGCGACCGCCACGTGCTGGCGCTCGGCGGGCAACTCGGCCTCAAGTCGAACGAAGGCGGCGATGCCTATGGATGCGAGAGCAGCCTGCTGCTGTCGGATCGCGATGGACGGCCGCTGGCCGCGCCCAACCAGTGGCTCTCCACTGCCGGTGCGGGCACGTCTGTCGCGGCGGCGCGCAGGGCCGGGCTGCGCCCGCTGCAGTGGGTGGCTCAGCAGGACTTCGGCAAGCCGGTGGTGCATGCGTTGCCGCGCCTGCCCGCCATCGAATTCATGGGCGAGCTCCAGGCCCGCGGCCTGGCCTGGCTGGCGCGTGCGCCGGGCTCGACCGCCATCGTCGACGCGGCCGGCGGCCGCGGCACGCTGGCGCGGCTGGCGCTGGCTTTCGGCGAGGCGCACCCGGTGCGCTTCAAGGGCAAGCCGGCGCTGCAGGCCGAGGCGCACGCCGAGGTGCTGCTGCGCGGCGAGCATGGGCTGCCTGCCCTGCGCTGCGTGGTGACGCGCGTGATGGAGCCGAAGAGCCGCAAGATCCTCGCGCAGGGCTACCTGCTGTCGAACATCGGCAGCGAGGTCGGCGCGGCGCAGCTCGCGCAGTGGCAGGCCTGGGCGGCGGAGGCCGAGCCCTGCTTCCGGCTGATCCGCCAGGGCCTGCAGCTGGTGGGCGGCATGGGCGAGCTGGGCGACCCGCACATGATGAAGCGCGTGCTGATCGCCGGCCAGGCCAGCACCACCGTGTGGCGCCTGCTGCACGCCGAAGGGGAATGGGCGGGCCGCACCCGCTCGCTGCTGAGCCAGCTGACCGGCCGGCGCCTGCGGCCCGACCGCGCACCCACCGGCAACGTGCTCTACGAGGGCGTGGCCAAGATGTTCCTGTTGCTGGAGGCGCTGGGTACGTGAGCAGATTGGTACTCGATCAGGCCGACGGGCTGCGCCGCCTGCTGGCGCAGACCCGCACCCGTGTGTTCGCCTTCGCCAGCATGGGGCGCGGGCTCGGCGTCACTACCGTGGCGATGAACCTGGCCGCGGCCCTGGCATACCAGGGCAGGGAGGTGCTGCTGCTGGACGAGCATGGCACGCGGGCGGGCACCGTCTCGGCCGCCTGGTCGGTCGATCCTCTTGGAACGCTGGCCGATGTGGCCAGCCGCCGCCTCACCCTGGAGGGTGCAGCCGCGCGCGCGCCCTGCGGCGTCTACGTATTGCCGGCGGTGCCGCGAACGCCGGCCGGCAGCCCCGACCCGCGCACGCTGTGGGACGGCGACGTGATCCTGGTCGACGCCGCACTCGACGGTGAAGGCCGTCTCTCCGCCCTGGCGCAGGCGGCCGATGAGCTGGTGCTGGTGATGCAGCCGCACGCGGCCTCCATCACCGCCACCTACGCGGGCATCAAGCGGCTGCACTACGCGCATGCGCTGCGCCAACTGCGCTTCCTGGTCAACGGCGTGGCCGAGCCCGGGGCAGCGCAGCAGGTGATGCACAACCTGGCCCAAGCCGGCAGCCGCTACCTCGCGGTCTCGCTTCAGCCGGCCGGGTTCGTGCGTGCCGAGACGCACGCGGGCGACGCCGGGCGGCTGGGTCGCACCGTGGTCGAGGCCTATCCCGCCAGCCCGGCGGCGGCGGATTTCCGTCGCATCGCCGACGAGATGGGCCAGTGGCCCTGGCGCCCGGGCGCAAGCCTCGCGCCGCAACCCGCGCCCGGGACGCAGGGCACGAACACCGCCGAGGCCTGCTGAGGCCGCGGCACCCGGAGAAGGAAAAGGACGACCGTGTACACCGCACAGGGAACCATTGAAAAGTCCCATCTGCTCAAGCAGCACCAGCCCATGGTGCGGCGCATGGCGCTGCAGATGCTGGCCAAGCTGCCTGCCAGCGTGGAGCTCGACGACCTCATCCAGGCCGGCATGATCGGCCTGCTCGATGCGTCGACGCGCTACCAGGACAACCGTGGCGCGCAGTTCGAGACCTTTGCCAGCCAGCGCATCCGCGGCGCCATGCTCGACGAGCTGCGCGCCAACGACTGGGGCTCGCGCGGCCTGCGCCAGTCGGCGCGCAAGGTCGAAGGCGCGATCCAGGCGCTGGAGCACCGGCTGGGCCGGGCGCCCACCGAGGGCGAGATCGCCAAGGAGCTGAAGATGACGCTGGAGGCCTACCAGGGCCTGCTGCAGGAGATCCAGGGCTGCCAGTTGCTCTACGTCGAGGACTTCTCGCAGGACGGCGAGGGCGACAGTCCGTTCCTCGACCGTCATGCGAGCGAGGCGCGCGGCGAGCGTGGCGGCGCCAGCGACGACCCGCTGGCCCAGCTGATGGAGAGCGGCTTCCGGCACCAGCTGGTGGCCGCCATCGCCGAGCTCCCCGAGCGCGACCGGCTGCTGCTCAACCTCTACTACGAGGAGGAGCTCAATCTGCGCGAGATCGGCGCCATCCTCGAGGTCAGCCAGTCGCGCGTGTGCCAGCTGCACAGCCAGGCCATCAGCCGGCTGCGGGCGAAGCTCAAGGACCTGCTGTAACTTGCCCGGCGCCGGGCTTCAGTGCCCGCCCGAGGGCCCCCGGCGCGCCTGCGACTGGTTGGCCGAGCCAACCTGGCTTTCGCGATCGTTGCGGCTCTCCGGCGTGCGCTTCGGCTCGTTGCGCTGGGTGGCGGCCTGGTGACCGGCCTTGTTGTGCTCGGTCTGACCCTTTCGGTCGTTCTGCGAATTCGACATGCGGCTCCTTACGAATGAAACGGACATGCTTTCATGTAGCGCCGTGCCGCGCGTGCTTTCACGCCTGTCAGCGCCGCCTCGGGGTGTAGGAAAACGCCGCCACCCGTGCGGCAATGTTGATTTCTGCCGCGCAATCGCACAGCATGATCGCCATGGACACACCCATCTTCAGCGCGCTGCCCGGCGGAGGCCAGACACTCGCCGGTGAAGGGGCCGAACTCGCCGAGCTCGGCCTCGAAGGAACCGTGGTCGCGCTGACGGCGGACCACCATGCGTACGCCAGCGAGCACGAGCGCGCGACCCGCGCCCAGCTCGCCTGGCGGCTGGCCCGGCTCAAGAAGTCGCGCTTCGAGGGCGAGTACGACAACGCGCGCATCTATCCCGCGCCGGTGTACTTCGTGCCCAGCGACACGCTGGTCGGCGACGCGCTGCCCAGTGCGCTCGGCATCGCGAGCCATCACGCCCTGTTCGGAGGCGTGGTGCCCCATCCCTTCGTGCTCACCAAGGCGTTGGTGCACCCGCTGATCGATCCGGCCGCCGCGGCGCCGCCCGGATGGAGCCACGGCTTCGCCGGCCAGGTCGCGCATGCGGTGCTGCAGGGCTTCTCGGTTTTTGCCCGCGAGGATGCGAGCCGCGCCGGCATGCGGCTGCTGGAACAGGGCGCCGTGCGCGTCAAGCCCGTGCGCGCGACCGGCGGCCGTGGGCAGCAGGTGGTGCGCGACCCGCAGGCGCTGGAGGCGTGCATCGCAGCCCTGGATGCAGCGGAAATCGCCGAGCACGGGCTGGTGCTGGAAGAGAACCTCGAGCAACCCGTGACCTACAGCGTCGGCCAGGTGCACGTGGGCCGGGCCATTGCCAGCTACTACGGCTGGCAACGCATGACGACGGACAACCAGGGCCACAAGGTCTACGGCGGCTCGGACCTCACGGTGGCACGGGGCGACTTCGATGCGCTGCTGGAGCTGAGCTTTCCCGAGGAGATCCGCCTCGCCGTGGAGCAGGCGCGCAGCCTGCACAGCACGGTCCTCGCGGCGTTCCCGGGCTTCTTCGCCTCGCGCATCAACTACGACGTGGCGCAGGGCGAGAGCAGCGCAGGGCGCTGGTGCTCCGGCGTGCTGGAGCAGTCCTGGCGCGTGGGTGGTGCGAGCGGCGCGGAAATCGCGGCGCTCGAGGTTTTCGAGGAGCAGCCGGAGCGCCGTGCGGTCAACGCCTCCTGCTTCGAGATCTACGGCGAAGGCGTCGTGCCGCCGCCCAATGCGTGCGTGTACTTCAGCGGCGTGGATGCCAGTGTCGGCCCGATCACGAAGTACACCGTGGTCGAACCCTGATGCCCACCCGACATGCACTGATCGACATTCCCGTAGATGGCGTGCACATCGCCGGCACGCTGGTCGCTGCGTCGACCATGGTGCCCGGCGTGCTGCTGGTGCACGGCTGGGATGGTAGTCAGCAGCAGGACATCACACTGGCCCACGAGCTCGCGGCCCTGGGCTGCATCTGCCTGACCTTCGACCTGCGCGGCCACGCCCGCCACGTCGCGCAGCGCGAGGCCGTCACGCGCGAGGACAACCTGCGCGACGTGCTGGCCGCCTACGACACGCTGGTCGGCCATCCGGCGGTGGACCCCCAGGCCGTCGCCGTTATCGGCAGCAGCTACGGCGGCTACCTCGCGGCCGTGCTGACCTCGCTGCGCCCGGTGCGCTGGCTGGGCCTGCGCGTGCCGGCCATCTACCGCGACGAGAACTGGGAGCAGCCGAAGCGGCGGCTCAACGGCGACGACCTGACCCTGTACCGCCAGACCACCATCGAACCCGAGAAGAACCGCGCGCTGGCCGCCTGCGAGGACTTCTTCGGCGACGTGCTCA
Above is a window of Variovorax sp. RA8 DNA encoding:
- a CDS encoding alpha/beta hydrolase family protein, which gives rise to MPTRHALIDIPVDGVHIAGTLVAASTMVPGVLLVHGWDGSQQQDITLAHELAALGCICLTFDLRGHARHVAQREAVTREDNLRDVLAAYDTLVGHPAVDPQAVAVIGSSYGGYLAAVLTSLRPVRWLGLRVPAIYRDENWEQPKRRLNGDDLTLYRQTTIEPEKNRALAACEDFFGDVLIVESEHDTIVPHPVIENYLAAFKYAHSVTHRLMAGVDHAMSKKVWRQAYVQIVVAWMTERRLAAKAEDKERPPQQAQRYETWPSASV
- a CDS encoding DUF3182 family protein, with the translated sequence MDTPIFSALPGGGQTLAGEGAELAELGLEGTVVALTADHHAYASEHERATRAQLAWRLARLKKSRFEGEYDNARIYPAPVYFVPSDTLVGDALPSALGIASHHALFGGVVPHPFVLTKALVHPLIDPAAAAPPGWSHGFAGQVAHAVLQGFSVFAREDASRAGMRLLEQGAVRVKPVRATGGRGQQVVRDPQALEACIAALDAAEIAEHGLVLEENLEQPVTYSVGQVHVGRAIASYYGWQRMTTDNQGHKVYGGSDLTVARGDFDALLELSFPEEIRLAVEQARSLHSTVLAAFPGFFASRINYDVAQGESSAGRWCSGVLEQSWRVGGASGAEIAALEVFEEQPERRAVNASCFEIYGEGVVPPPNACVYFSGVDASVGPITKYTVVEP
- a CDS encoding RNA polymerase sigma factor FliA; protein product: MYTAQGTIEKSHLLKQHQPMVRRMALQMLAKLPASVELDDLIQAGMIGLLDASTRYQDNRGAQFETFASQRIRGAMLDELRANDWGSRGLRQSARKVEGAIQALEHRLGRAPTEGEIAKELKMTLEAYQGLLQEIQGCQLLYVEDFSQDGEGDSPFLDRHASEARGERGGASDDPLAQLMESGFRHQLVAAIAELPERDRLLLNLYYEEELNLREIGAILEVSQSRVCQLHSQAISRLRAKLKDLL
- a CDS encoding MinD/ParA family ATP-binding protein, producing the protein MSRLVLDQADGLRRLLAQTRTRVFAFASMGRGLGVTTVAMNLAAALAYQGREVLLLDEHGTRAGTVSAAWSVDPLGTLADVASRRLTLEGAAARAPCGVYVLPAVPRTPAGSPDPRTLWDGDVILVDAALDGEGRLSALAQAADELVLVMQPHAASITATYAGIKRLHYAHALRQLRFLVNGVAEPGAAQQVMHNLAQAGSRYLAVSLQPAGFVRAETHAGDAGRLGRTVVEAYPASPAAADFRRIADEMGQWPWRPGASLAPQPAPGTQGTNTAEAC